The Candidatus Nitrosymbiomonas proteolyticus genome has a segment encoding these proteins:
- a CDS encoding guanylate kinase — protein MTSERGVLLVLSGPSGVGKDTLLDAWIASNPRVRRVITYTTRPPRPNEENGVDYHFVTEERFHQLADAGHFFEHKSVHGNWYASPKTDALEFVAQGYIAVLKIDVQGALDVAQDFPEAVLVFILPPSGEELERRIRNRGVGDEDEVLRRLANAHGEISKADRYHFRIVNDEIDRAVSELESAVASVAQLPRDARGRWAGRPDSDPG, from the coding sequence ATGACGAGCGAGAGGGGCGTCCTGTTGGTCCTCAGCGGGCCGAGCGGCGTTGGGAAGGACACCCTGCTCGACGCTTGGATCGCCAGCAACCCAAGGGTGCGACGGGTGATCACGTACACCACCCGTCCGCCAAGGCCCAACGAAGAAAACGGCGTGGACTACCACTTCGTTACGGAAGAGCGGTTTCACCAACTCGCCGACGCGGGGCACTTCTTCGAGCACAAATCGGTTCATGGCAACTGGTACGCGAGCCCAAAGACCGACGCCCTCGAATTCGTGGCGCAAGGGTACATCGCCGTTCTGAAGATCGACGTCCAGGGAGCGCTGGACGTCGCCCAGGACTTTCCCGAAGCCGTCTTGGTGTTCATCCTTCCTCCGTCGGGTGAGGAGCTGGAGCGGAGAATTCGGAACCGGGGCGTCGGGGACGAAGACGAGGTTCTGCGAAGGCTGGCGAACGCCCACGGCGAGATATCCAAGGCGGATCGATACCACTTCCGCATCGTCAACGACGAGATCGATCGAGCCGTGTCCGAGTTGGAGAGTGCGGTCGCTTCGGTTGCTCAGTTGCCAAGGGACGCCCGCGGGCGATGGGCGGGGCGGCCTGACTCTGACCCGGGGTAA
- a CDS encoding dihydroorotate oxidase A, with protein MGFYEAVVRPLAFRLDPEATHDLALRLISTGALRGKRFAHEILEQELFGVRFANPLGLAAGFDKNGIALDHWANLGFGFVEVGTVTPLEQPGNPKPRLFRLPKHRALVNRLGFNSEGCKLVASRLAFARPGIPVGINVGKNRDTPNDRAANDYLTALRTLSGRADYAVINVSSPNTVGLRELQERQALEDLLSQVSESLPDVKLFVKVSPDLTPSQLTDVVEVAHKRRLTGIVASNTTLQRPGLEGESCPSGGLSGQPLAPLADAVLEELYRSCDRSMTLIGVGGIMNADDLFRKLSMGAHLCQIYTGWVYGGPALVPQLLKRLVARMETEGFRSLCELRGSAVKP; from the coding sequence ATGGGCTTTTATGAGGCGGTCGTTCGTCCGCTCGCGTTTCGGCTCGACCCCGAAGCGACCCACGACCTCGCCTTGAGGTTAATTTCAACGGGCGCGCTCCGGGGCAAGCGCTTTGCTCATGAGATTCTCGAACAGGAGTTGTTCGGGGTGCGGTTTGCCAATCCGCTGGGCCTCGCGGCAGGGTTCGACAAGAACGGCATTGCCCTCGACCATTGGGCGAACCTGGGATTTGGGTTTGTCGAAGTCGGAACCGTCACGCCTCTCGAACAACCCGGCAACCCCAAGCCCAGGCTCTTCAGGTTGCCGAAGCATAGGGCTCTGGTCAATCGGCTCGGGTTCAACAGCGAAGGCTGCAAGCTCGTGGCATCGAGACTCGCCTTTGCGCGACCGGGAATTCCTGTGGGAATCAACGTCGGCAAGAACCGCGATACCCCTAACGACCGCGCGGCGAACGATTACCTGACGGCTCTTCGAACTTTGTCGGGACGAGCCGATTACGCGGTCATCAACGTCAGCTCACCCAATACGGTGGGGCTGAGAGAACTCCAAGAACGCCAGGCCCTCGAGGACCTGCTGAGCCAGGTGAGCGAGAGTCTGCCCGATGTCAAGTTGTTCGTGAAGGTTTCGCCGGACCTGACCCCCAGCCAACTCACCGACGTGGTCGAAGTCGCCCACAAGCGCAGGCTCACCGGAATCGTTGCCTCCAACACCACCCTCCAGCGTCCAGGTCTCGAAGGCGAAAGCTGCCCGAGCGGCGGGCTCTCAGGCCAACCGCTCGCCCCGCTCGCAGATGCCGTCTTGGAGGAGCTCTACCGAAGCTGCGACCGTTCGATGACGCTGATCGGGGTCGGGGGAATCATGAATGCCGACGACCTGTTCCGCAAACTCTCGATGGGGGCGCATCTCTGCCAAATCTACACGGGTTGGGTGTACGGGGGACCTGCGCTGGTTCCCCAACTGCTGAAGCGGCTCGTCGCCCGGATGGAGACTGAAGGTTTCCGAAGTCTCTGCGAGCTACGCGGATCGGCGGTCAAGCCCTGA
- a CDS encoding phosphoenolpyruvate carboxykinase, ATP-utilizing — MASTSSFPAQFDLSTAGELLINLPVAELVAHAVRSGDRLASNGALVALTGKYTGRTPKDKVTVREPGSEEHIWWENNSSLDPATFSALLEKAEQYIEGKRLYVIDAYGGADPAHRINVRVIAERPYHALFIKQLLIRPGQRELDGFKPEWTIVDLPLLHADPATDGTRSEAVIALNFATKTVLIFGTHYAGEMKKSVFTILNYLLPLKGVMSMHCSANIGPSGDTALFFGLSGTGKTTLSADPERHLIGDDEHGWTEDGVFNFEGGCYAKCIKLSKEGEPQIWEAVRFGSVLENVVLDGQNVPDYDDGSITENTRCAYPIEYVPNAAEPSVGTHPKNIFFLTCDAFGVLPPISKLTSEQAMYHFLNGYTAKVAGTEAGITEPQVTFSTCFGAPFLPLRPKVYADLLGEKIDRHEATVWLVNTGWTGGPYGVGTRMKLSHTRALLSAALSGDLSQVPFVEDAVFGLSIPTSCSGVPSEVLDPRNTWADKDAYDARASELKKMFDENYRKFA; from the coding sequence ATGGCTTCTACTTCTTCGTTTCCGGCGCAATTCGATCTCTCCACCGCCGGTGAACTTCTCATCAACCTCCCGGTCGCCGAACTGGTGGCCCATGCCGTGCGCAGTGGCGATCGTCTGGCCTCGAACGGCGCGCTCGTCGCCCTCACGGGAAAATACACGGGGCGAACGCCCAAGGACAAGGTCACGGTTCGCGAGCCCGGCAGCGAAGAGCACATTTGGTGGGAGAACAACTCTTCGCTCGATCCGGCAACGTTCTCGGCTCTGCTCGAAAAGGCTGAGCAGTACATCGAAGGCAAGCGCCTGTACGTGATCGATGCTTACGGCGGCGCGGACCCCGCGCATCGAATCAACGTGCGCGTGATTGCCGAGCGGCCCTACCACGCCTTGTTCATCAAGCAGCTTCTGATTCGGCCCGGCCAGAGAGAACTGGACGGCTTCAAGCCCGAATGGACGATCGTCGATCTTCCGCTCCTTCATGCGGACCCCGCAACCGACGGCACCCGAAGCGAGGCCGTGATCGCGTTGAATTTCGCCACCAAGACGGTGCTCATCTTTGGCACCCATTACGCGGGCGAGATGAAGAAGTCGGTGTTCACGATCTTGAACTACCTGCTTCCGCTGAAGGGCGTCATGAGCATGCACTGCTCCGCGAACATCGGCCCGTCCGGCGATACGGCTCTGTTCTTTGGTCTCTCGGGAACGGGAAAAACGACGCTCAGCGCCGACCCTGAGCGACACCTCATCGGGGACGACGAGCACGGTTGGACCGAAGATGGCGTGTTCAACTTCGAAGGCGGTTGCTATGCGAAGTGCATCAAGCTCAGCAAAGAGGGGGAACCGCAGATTTGGGAGGCCGTTCGATTTGGGTCCGTACTCGAGAACGTGGTCCTCGACGGCCAGAACGTGCCGGACTACGACGACGGGTCGATTACGGAGAACACTCGCTGCGCCTACCCGATCGAGTACGTTCCGAACGCCGCAGAACCGAGCGTCGGCACGCACCCCAAGAACATCTTTTTCCTGACTTGCGACGCGTTCGGCGTGCTCCCCCCGATCAGCAAACTGACTTCCGAGCAGGCGATGTACCACTTCCTGAACGGATACACCGCGAAGGTCGCGGGTACGGAGGCGGGAATCACCGAGCCGCAAGTGACGTTCTCCACCTGCTTCGGCGCGCCCTTCCTGCCTCTGAGGCCCAAAGTGTACGCCGACCTCTTGGGTGAAAAGATCGACCGGCACGAGGCCACGGTTTGGCTCGTCAACACAGGATGGACCGGCGGACCCTACGGAGTGGGTACGAGAATGAAGCTCTCGCACACCCGTGCCCTGCTTTCGGCGGCGCTCTCCGGCGATCTGTCCCAAGTCCCCTTTGTCGAGGACGCCGTATTCGGACTGTCGATCCCGACGAGTTGCTCCGGGGTGCCGAGCGAGGTTCTCGACCCCCGCAACACCTGGGCCGATAAGGACGCCTACGATGCCCGCGCAAGCGAGCTCAAGAAGATGTTCGACGAAAACTATCGGAAATTCGCCTGA
- a CDS encoding gfo/Idh/MocA family oxidoreductase — protein sequence MGLIGCGSMARAHIRQLLDVPEAEIVALTDCDPAQIERTRSAFPRLSDLNVYEDYREMLAAEDLDAVEINTPHAQHFDQVVKSLDVGLHVLCEKPLATTSADALTLINKLAVSGKVGAIGYQRHATPVYQFIRNKIRSGEFGKVTYMSALLCQDWKRLTSGTWRQDPALSGGGQLGDSGSHIVDVLLWVSGLAPQVVTSVQDSRGTPVDIDSAVTVKFEGGAIGVLSIVGDFPMWHEDLTIACEKGGFLLRGGKLLVVSADGTKMIADHIPGGTNPDANFIQAILGREEVLAPFSCGYDVMLLTEAAWKSASEGGAPVSVAELNRPLN from the coding sequence GTGGGGTTGATCGGCTGCGGCTCAATGGCGCGAGCGCACATTCGACAATTGCTCGACGTGCCCGAGGCAGAGATCGTCGCCTTGACCGATTGCGACCCTGCGCAGATCGAGCGAACGAGGAGCGCGTTTCCGAGGCTGAGCGACCTCAACGTGTACGAGGACTACCGAGAGATGTTGGCGGCGGAGGACCTCGACGCCGTAGAGATCAATACCCCTCATGCCCAGCACTTCGATCAAGTCGTCAAATCCCTCGACGTCGGGCTGCATGTGCTCTGCGAGAAGCCCCTCGCGACCACTTCCGCCGACGCGCTCACCCTGATCAACAAGCTGGCCGTTTCGGGGAAGGTGGGCGCGATCGGGTACCAGCGCCACGCCACCCCCGTGTACCAGTTCATCCGCAACAAGATTCGAAGCGGCGAGTTTGGCAAGGTCACTTACATGAGCGCGCTGCTTTGCCAAGATTGGAAGCGCCTCACGTCAGGAACCTGGCGGCAAGACCCGGCCCTTTCAGGAGGCGGACAACTCGGCGACTCGGGGAGCCACATCGTCGACGTGCTGTTGTGGGTTTCGGGCCTCGCCCCGCAGGTCGTGACTTCCGTTCAGGACTCCCGAGGGACTCCCGTCGATATCGACAGCGCGGTAACCGTCAAGTTCGAAGGGGGCGCCATCGGAGTTCTCTCCATCGTCGGCGACTTTCCTATGTGGCATGAAGACCTCACGATCGCCTGCGAAAAAGGGGGGTTCCTGCTTCGGGGAGGAAAACTGCTCGTTGTGAGCGCGGACGGGACCAAAATGATCGCCGACCACATCCCCGGCGGGACGAACCCCGACGCCAACTTCATTCAAGCCATTCTGGGCCGGGAGGAGGTCCTCGCGCCGTTCTCTTGCGGATACGATGTGATGCTCCTTACCGAAGCGGCCTGGAAATCCGCCTCTGAGGGCGGGGCGCCGGTCTCGGTCGCGGAGCTCAATCGACCTTTGAACTGA
- a CDS encoding Mycobacterial 4 TMS phage holin, superfamily IV, translated as MRKFLLRWILLAVSVAAAATLTQMLGLAFKARVDSAEGVLQLFLGVAILALLNATLGKILKFLTVPLNCLTLGLVSLVVNALMLWLAAGFHIGFEIDGDVFSQFLAAFVGSLLVSFINGVLGAFLGDEDKDS; from the coding sequence ATGCGAAAGTTTCTCTTACGGTGGATTCTCCTTGCGGTTTCGGTTGCGGCTGCCGCGACCCTGACGCAAATGCTGGGGCTCGCCTTCAAGGCCCGTGTGGACTCGGCGGAAGGCGTACTTCAACTGTTTCTCGGCGTGGCGATCCTGGCGCTGCTCAACGCCACATTGGGGAAGATTCTCAAGTTCCTGACCGTTCCGCTCAACTGTTTGACTTTGGGCCTCGTTTCCCTGGTCGTCAACGCGCTCATGCTGTGGCTGGCGGCTGGATTTCACATCGGGTTCGAGATCGACGGGGACGTGTTCTCGCAGTTTCTTGCGGCATTCGTGGGTAGCCTCTTAGTGTCGTTCATCAACGGCGTTCTCGGCGCGTTTCTTGGCGACGAAGACAAAGACTCCTAG